In Marmota flaviventris isolate mMarFla1 chromosome 17, mMarFla1.hap1, whole genome shotgun sequence, a single genomic region encodes these proteins:
- the Dhx40 gene encoding probable ATP-dependent RNA helicase DHX40 isoform X1: MSRFPAVAGRAPRRLEEGERSRELREERPSAVSIVDREEKGCTSQEGGTTPTFPIQKQRKKLIQAVRDNSFLIVTGNTGSGKTTQLPKYLYEAGFSQHGMIGVTQPRKVAAISVAQRVAEEMKCTLGSKVGYQVRFDDCSSKETAIKYMTDGCLLKHILGDPNLTKFSVIILDEAHERTLTTDILFGLLKKLFQEKSPNRKEHLKVVVMSATMELAKLSAFFGNCPIFDIPGRLYPVREKFCNLIGPRDRENTAYIQAIVKVTMDIHLNEMAGDILVFLTGQFEIEKSCELLFQMAESVDYDYDVQDTTLDGLLILPCYGSMTTDQQRRIFLPPPPGIRKCVVSTNISATSLTIDGIRYVVDGGFVKQLNHNPRLGLDILEVVPISKSEALQRSGRAGRTSSGKCFRIYSKDFWNQCMPDHVIPEIKRTSLTSVVLTLKCLAIHDVIRFPYLDPPNERLILEALKQLYQCDAIDRSGHVTRLGLSMVEFPLPPHLTCAVIKAASLDCEDLLLPIAAMLSVENVFIRPVDPEYQKEAEQRHRELAAKAGGFNDFATLAVIFEQCKSSGAPASWCQKHWIHWRCLFSAFRVEAQLRELIRKLKQQSDFPRETFEGPKHEVLRRCLCAGYFKNVARRSVGRTFCTMDGRGSPVHIHPSSALHEQETKLEWIIFHEVLVTTKVYARIVCPIRYEWVRDLLPKLHEFNAHDLSSVARREVREDARRRWTNKENVKQLKDGISKEILKKMQRRNDDKSISDARARFLERKQQRTQDHSDTLKETG, translated from the exons ATGTCCCGGTTTCCCGCCGTCGCGGGCAGGGCGCCAAGGCGGCTGGAGGAGGGTGAGCGGTCAAGAGAGCTCCGGGAAGAGCGACCCTCTGCTGTTTCCATCGTTGATAGAG AAGAGAAAGGATGCACATCACAAGAGGGAGGAACTACTCCAACTTTTCCtattcagaaacaaagaaaaaaacttattcAAGCAGTGAGGGACAATTCATTCCTTATTGTTACTGGAAATACAGGAAGTGGTAAAACAACTCAACTCCCAAAATATCTATATGAAGCAG GGTTTTCACAGCATGGTATGATTGGTGTGACTCAGCCACGAAAAGTAGCTGCCATATCAGTTGCTCAGAGGGTTGCTGAAGAAATGAAATGCACTTTGGGATCCAAAGTAGGATACCAAGTTCGTTTTGATGATTGCAGCTCTAAG GAAACAGCAATCAAATACATGACTGATGGATGTTTACTGAAACATATTCTGGGAGATCCAAATCTTACCAAATTTAGTGTCATTATTTTGGATGAAGCCCATGAGAGAACTCTAACTACA gataTCTTATTTGGTTTATTGAAGAAGCTATTTCAGGAGAAGTCTCCTAATAGGAAGGAGCATTTAAAGGTGGTGGTAATGTCAGCAACAATGGAATTAGCCAAGCTCTCTGCATTCTTTGGAAATTGTCCAATATTTGATATACCTGGAAGGCTTTATCCAGTCAGAGAGAAATTCTGCAATTTGATTGGTCCACGAGATAGAGAAAATACTGCATATATTCAAGCG attgtGAAAGTGACCATGGATATCCATTTGAATGAAATGGCTGGAGACATCTTGGTTTTTCTGACTG GCcaatttgaaattgaaaaaagTTGTGAGTTACTTTTTCAAATGGCGGAGTCTGTTGATTATGATTATGATGTTCAAGATACCACCCTAGATGGCTTGTTGATATTGCCGTGTTATGGATCTATGACAACAG ATCAACAGAGGAGAATATTTTTGCCACCTCCACCTGGAATTAGAAAATGTGTCGTTTCCACCAATATTTCTGCAACATCTTTAACAATAGATGGAATCAG ATATGTCGTTGATGGTGGCTTTGTGAAGCAGTTAAATCACAACCCCAGATTAGGGTTGGACATCCTGGAGGTGGTTCCAATTTCAAA gaGTGAGGCATTACAGCGAAGCGGCCGAGCTGGCAGGACTTCCTCAGGAAAATGCTTTCGGATCTATAGTAAAGATTTTTGGAACCAGTGTATGCCTGACCATGTGATCCCTGAGATTAAAAGAACTAGTTTGACATCTGTAGTTCTGACCTTAAAGTGCCTTGCCATACATGATGTCATAAG GTTTCCCTATTTGGATCCGCCTAATGAGAGACTCATTTTGGAAGCTCTTAAGCAACTTTACCAGTGTGATGCTATTGacag GAGTGGCCATGTGACCAGATTGGGTTTGTCTATGGTGGAATTTCCTCTCCCTCCACATCTGACTTGTGCAGTAATCAAGGCTGCTTCTCTAGATTGTGAAGATCTACTGCTTCCAATAGCAGCAATGTTGTCTGTGGAAAATGTCTTCATTAGACCTG TTGATCCAGAGTACCAGAAAGAAGCTGAACAGCGGCATCGAGAATTGGCAGCTAAAGCTGGAGGATTTAATGACTTTGCAACTTTAGCTGTCATCTTTGAACAGTGCAAATCAAG tggAGCTCCAGCTTCATGGTGCCAAAAACATTGGATTCATTGGAGGTGCTTATTTTCTGCATTTCGTGTGGAAGCCCAACTTCGAGAGCTAATCAGGAAGCTTAAACAG CAAAGTGATTTCCCAAGAGAGACCTTTGAAGGCCCTAAACATGAAGTACTACGAAGATGTCTTTGTGCAGGATATTTCAAAAATGTAGCTCGAAG ATCTGTGGGGAGAACTTTTTGCACAATGGATGGGCGTGGAAGCCCAGTTCACATTCATCCTTCCTCAGCA CTTCATGAACAGGAAACCAAACTTGAATGGATCATTTTTCATGAGGTATTAGTTACCACCAAAGTCTACGCAAGAATTGTGTGTCCTATCCGTTATGAATGGGTGAGAGACTTGTTACCCAAGTTGCATGAATTTAATGCACACGATTTGAGCAGTGTGGCTCGTCGGGAAGTGAGGGAAGATGCAAGAAGGAGGTGGacaaataaggaaaatgtaaAGCAGCTGAAGG aTGGAATATCAAAAGAAATcctaaagaaaatgcaaagaagaaaTGACGACAAATCCATATCAGATGCACGAGCTCGTTTCCTTGAGAGAAAGCAGCAGAGGACACAGGACCACAGTGACACACTGAAGGAAACAGGCTAA
- the Dhx40 gene encoding probable ATP-dependent RNA helicase DHX40 isoform X2: MSRFPAVAGRAPRRLEEGERSRELREERPSAVSIVDREEKGCTSQEGGTTPTFPIQKQRKKLIQAVRDNSFLIVTGNTGSGKTTQLPKYLYEAGFSQHGMIGVTQPRKVAAISVAQRVAEEMKCTLGSKVGYQVRFDDCSSKETAIKYMTDGCLLKHILGDPNLTKFSVIILDEAHERTLTTDILFGLLKKLFQEKSPNRKEHLKVVVMSATMELAKLSAFFGNCPIFDIPGRLYPVREKFCNLIGPRDRENTAYIQAIVKVTMDIHLNEMAGDILVFLTGQFEIEKSCELLFQMAESVDYDYDVQDTTLDGLLILPCYGSMTTDQQRRIFLPPPPGIRKCVVSTNISATSLTIDGIRYVVDGGFVKQLNHNPRLGLDILEVVPISKSEALQRSGRAGRTSSGKCFRIYSKDFWNQCMPDHVIPEIKRTSLTSVVLTLKCLAIHDVIRSGHVTRLGLSMVEFPLPPHLTCAVIKAASLDCEDLLLPIAAMLSVENVFIRPVDPEYQKEAEQRHRELAAKAGGFNDFATLAVIFEQCKSSGAPASWCQKHWIHWRCLFSAFRVEAQLRELIRKLKQQSDFPRETFEGPKHEVLRRCLCAGYFKNVARRSVGRTFCTMDGRGSPVHIHPSSALHEQETKLEWIIFHEVLVTTKVYARIVCPIRYEWVRDLLPKLHEFNAHDLSSVARREVREDARRRWTNKENVKQLKDGISKEILKKMQRRNDDKSISDARARFLERKQQRTQDHSDTLKETG; the protein is encoded by the exons ATGTCCCGGTTTCCCGCCGTCGCGGGCAGGGCGCCAAGGCGGCTGGAGGAGGGTGAGCGGTCAAGAGAGCTCCGGGAAGAGCGACCCTCTGCTGTTTCCATCGTTGATAGAG AAGAGAAAGGATGCACATCACAAGAGGGAGGAACTACTCCAACTTTTCCtattcagaaacaaagaaaaaaacttattcAAGCAGTGAGGGACAATTCATTCCTTATTGTTACTGGAAATACAGGAAGTGGTAAAACAACTCAACTCCCAAAATATCTATATGAAGCAG GGTTTTCACAGCATGGTATGATTGGTGTGACTCAGCCACGAAAAGTAGCTGCCATATCAGTTGCTCAGAGGGTTGCTGAAGAAATGAAATGCACTTTGGGATCCAAAGTAGGATACCAAGTTCGTTTTGATGATTGCAGCTCTAAG GAAACAGCAATCAAATACATGACTGATGGATGTTTACTGAAACATATTCTGGGAGATCCAAATCTTACCAAATTTAGTGTCATTATTTTGGATGAAGCCCATGAGAGAACTCTAACTACA gataTCTTATTTGGTTTATTGAAGAAGCTATTTCAGGAGAAGTCTCCTAATAGGAAGGAGCATTTAAAGGTGGTGGTAATGTCAGCAACAATGGAATTAGCCAAGCTCTCTGCATTCTTTGGAAATTGTCCAATATTTGATATACCTGGAAGGCTTTATCCAGTCAGAGAGAAATTCTGCAATTTGATTGGTCCACGAGATAGAGAAAATACTGCATATATTCAAGCG attgtGAAAGTGACCATGGATATCCATTTGAATGAAATGGCTGGAGACATCTTGGTTTTTCTGACTG GCcaatttgaaattgaaaaaagTTGTGAGTTACTTTTTCAAATGGCGGAGTCTGTTGATTATGATTATGATGTTCAAGATACCACCCTAGATGGCTTGTTGATATTGCCGTGTTATGGATCTATGACAACAG ATCAACAGAGGAGAATATTTTTGCCACCTCCACCTGGAATTAGAAAATGTGTCGTTTCCACCAATATTTCTGCAACATCTTTAACAATAGATGGAATCAG ATATGTCGTTGATGGTGGCTTTGTGAAGCAGTTAAATCACAACCCCAGATTAGGGTTGGACATCCTGGAGGTGGTTCCAATTTCAAA gaGTGAGGCATTACAGCGAAGCGGCCGAGCTGGCAGGACTTCCTCAGGAAAATGCTTTCGGATCTATAGTAAAGATTTTTGGAACCAGTGTATGCCTGACCATGTGATCCCTGAGATTAAAAGAACTAGTTTGACATCTGTAGTTCTGACCTTAAAGTGCCTTGCCATACATGATGTCATAAG GAGTGGCCATGTGACCAGATTGGGTTTGTCTATGGTGGAATTTCCTCTCCCTCCACATCTGACTTGTGCAGTAATCAAGGCTGCTTCTCTAGATTGTGAAGATCTACTGCTTCCAATAGCAGCAATGTTGTCTGTGGAAAATGTCTTCATTAGACCTG TTGATCCAGAGTACCAGAAAGAAGCTGAACAGCGGCATCGAGAATTGGCAGCTAAAGCTGGAGGATTTAATGACTTTGCAACTTTAGCTGTCATCTTTGAACAGTGCAAATCAAG tggAGCTCCAGCTTCATGGTGCCAAAAACATTGGATTCATTGGAGGTGCTTATTTTCTGCATTTCGTGTGGAAGCCCAACTTCGAGAGCTAATCAGGAAGCTTAAACAG CAAAGTGATTTCCCAAGAGAGACCTTTGAAGGCCCTAAACATGAAGTACTACGAAGATGTCTTTGTGCAGGATATTTCAAAAATGTAGCTCGAAG ATCTGTGGGGAGAACTTTTTGCACAATGGATGGGCGTGGAAGCCCAGTTCACATTCATCCTTCCTCAGCA CTTCATGAACAGGAAACCAAACTTGAATGGATCATTTTTCATGAGGTATTAGTTACCACCAAAGTCTACGCAAGAATTGTGTGTCCTATCCGTTATGAATGGGTGAGAGACTTGTTACCCAAGTTGCATGAATTTAATGCACACGATTTGAGCAGTGTGGCTCGTCGGGAAGTGAGGGAAGATGCAAGAAGGAGGTGGacaaataaggaaaatgtaaAGCAGCTGAAGG aTGGAATATCAAAAGAAATcctaaagaaaatgcaaagaagaaaTGACGACAAATCCATATCAGATGCACGAGCTCGTTTCCTTGAGAGAAAGCAGCAGAGGACACAGGACCACAGTGACACACTGAAGGAAACAGGCTAA